Proteins encoded within one genomic window of Haladaptatus sp. QDMS2:
- a CDS encoding glycosyltransferase, translated as MSESPIRVLWLTPDKPEDISVGRRKIAEYLMTQGFDVTLRGTTPRTLVQSMRERNSYDVVVGTTRAGAIAGTLLSVVFSKPLLVDHIDPIRQFSETHPRWLSLPVRLLENVSFALADHVLYVYDEEAQRVRRYARLATQTDLGVSFDRFANPSDETLNRAQRRLDDEGVAGNVVIYVGGLEPIYNIEHLLEAMTYLSDWTLVVLGTGGLESQVSTAATARENVVYLGTVPHDDVPGYLHAADVGISLVDDAHTLKVLEYGSVGLPVVQLRGHAEGRFSGLATFCSLDPAAIAEAIQTAKETTDTAAMRAASKRYDWASIGQVYESALRTIVTDQQ; from the coding sequence ATGAGCGAGTCGCCGATTCGCGTCCTCTGGTTGACGCCGGACAAACCCGAGGACATCAGTGTGGGGCGGCGGAAAATCGCCGAGTATCTCATGACGCAGGGGTTCGACGTGACGCTCCGGGGAACCACTCCTCGGACGCTCGTCCAGTCAATGCGTGAGCGAAATTCGTACGATGTCGTCGTCGGGACGACCAGAGCGGGGGCCATCGCCGGGACGCTTCTCTCCGTTGTCTTCTCGAAGCCCCTGCTCGTAGACCACATCGACCCAATCAGACAGTTCTCGGAAACGCATCCCCGGTGGCTCTCGCTGCCCGTTCGGCTGTTAGAAAACGTGTCGTTCGCCCTCGCAGACCACGTTCTCTACGTCTACGACGAAGAGGCACAGCGAGTTCGTCGGTACGCCCGGCTGGCCACGCAGACTGACCTCGGGGTCTCGTTCGACCGGTTTGCGAACCCGTCCGATGAGACCCTGAATCGGGCCCAGCGACGGCTCGACGACGAGGGTGTCGCCGGGAACGTCGTCATCTACGTTGGCGGACTCGAGCCGATTTACAACATCGAGCACCTACTCGAAGCAATGACCTACCTGTCGGACTGGACGCTCGTCGTCCTCGGCACGGGGGGCCTCGAATCACAGGTCAGCACCGCGGCCACTGCCCGAGAGAACGTGGTGTATCTCGGAACTGTTCCCCACGACGACGTTCCCGGCTACCTGCACGCGGCGGACGTCGGTATCTCGCTCGTGGACGACGCTCATACGCTCAAAGTACTCGAATACGGGTCAGTAGGACTCCCTGTCGTCCAACTCCGTGGCCACGCTGAGGGACGGTTCTCCGGCCTCGCGACGTTCTGCTCACTCGACCCAGCTGCCATCGCCGAGGCGATTCAGACTGCAAAAGAGACGACCGATACGGCGGCAATGCGAGCGGCGAGCAAGCGCTACGATTGGGCGTCGATAGGACAGGTCTATGAGTCGGCGTTACGAACCATCGTGACAGACCAGCAATGA
- a CDS encoding glycosyltransferase family 2 protein, giving the protein MSESRDRQWTYSICITHYNQGATLRSSLESILQERPADSEIVIVDAGSNDGSLSILRSFAAAHDAIRLHVEPGCNRGEGRQLALEIARGAHIIANYDLDQTYDTLLAGILEVYHDLLEAEGDIALRTAGNLFIAPRELLRSVGGYSPLMRGEDHELTDRLEDRGVLRYLPVKNTQNVTSSKPSARRRARRSFRSAKGLYQIGFSPTQIFQFLLRKHPPHIAVAGVPIFAAGILAGVLDGRVYTARKKNWREIFEMSARPTYEDIVVEIPPELAQYAVAHETRSERSSNPSTASSD; this is encoded by the coding sequence ATGAGCGAATCGCGGGACCGCCAGTGGACGTACTCGATCTGCATCACCCACTACAATCAGGGGGCGACGCTACGGTCGAGTCTGGAGAGCATCCTCCAAGAGCGACCCGCCGATTCCGAGATCGTCATCGTGGACGCCGGGAGCAACGATGGAAGTCTCTCGATCCTCCGGTCGTTCGCCGCAGCCCACGACGCGATTCGACTCCACGTCGAACCAGGGTGTAATCGAGGGGAGGGGCGACAGCTTGCTCTCGAAATCGCTCGCGGAGCGCACATCATCGCCAACTACGATTTAGACCAGACCTACGACACCCTCCTCGCGGGCATCCTGGAAGTCTATCACGACCTTCTCGAAGCAGAGGGCGACATCGCCCTCCGTACCGCCGGAAACCTGTTCATCGCACCGCGAGAATTACTCCGCTCTGTCGGTGGCTACAGTCCCCTCATGCGCGGCGAGGACCACGAATTGACAGACCGTCTCGAAGACCGGGGCGTGCTGCGCTACCTTCCGGTGAAGAACACGCAAAACGTCACGTCCTCGAAACCGAGCGCGCGTCGGCGGGCTCGGCGGTCGTTTCGCTCGGCGAAGGGACTGTACCAGATTGGCTTCTCACCGACGCAAATCTTCCAGTTTCTGCTCCGAAAGCACCCGCCACACATCGCGGTTGCCGGAGTGCCGATATTCGCGGCAGGCATCCTCGCGGGTGTGCTCGACGGGCGGGTGTACACCGCTCGAAAGAAAAACTGGCGAGAGATTTTCGAGATGAGTGCCCGCCCGACCTACGAGGACATCGTGGTCGAAATCCCACCAGAACTGGCCCAGTACGCCGTGGCCCACGAAACCCGGAGCGAACGGTCTTCGAATCCATCCACCGCATCCTCTGATTAA
- the aglG gene encoding glucosyl-dolichyl phosphate glucuronosyltransferase, which produces MRVSVVLCTYSLDLYDAFREAAASVLAQTHTDRELVVVVDGTPDVYERVLEDYGPHEDVRIHLNSENRGLLASRNTGAELADGDVVAFIDDDAVAEPDWLEELVAVYDQHDALAAGGTMTADWVAGKPDFLPAEFYWLVGVTHRGFADAPGEVRNTFGSNISFRRDIFSELEGFDTDIGGRKGDKHLQGGETELCARLRNEYGRGVYYTPDACVAHKVFAYRTDPKWLLRRAFWQGYSKRGMEVLVPESSGEESDFLGRLLTEFAPRRAKRLLFHPSLSGLVQLVMLFVFTGVVGLGYGYGMTKWR; this is translated from the coding sequence ATGCGGGTTTCAGTCGTCCTCTGTACGTATTCACTCGACCTTTACGACGCCTTCCGCGAGGCCGCAGCGAGCGTCCTCGCCCAGACCCACACAGACCGCGAACTCGTCGTCGTGGTCGACGGCACGCCCGACGTTTACGAGCGCGTCCTCGAAGACTACGGCCCGCACGAGGACGTTCGCATCCACCTGAACAGCGAGAATCGCGGCCTCCTTGCAAGCCGAAACACCGGCGCGGAACTCGCAGACGGTGACGTGGTCGCCTTCATCGACGACGATGCCGTGGCAGAACCCGACTGGCTCGAAGAACTCGTCGCCGTCTACGACCAACACGACGCACTCGCCGCGGGTGGCACGATGACCGCAGACTGGGTGGCCGGCAAACCCGACTTCTTGCCCGCGGAGTTCTACTGGCTCGTCGGCGTCACCCATCGCGGCTTCGCAGACGCCCCCGGCGAGGTGCGAAACACCTTCGGCTCCAACATCTCGTTCAGACGCGACATCTTCTCCGAACTGGAGGGGTTCGACACCGACATCGGCGGTCGGAAGGGCGACAAACACCTCCAGGGCGGCGAGACGGAACTCTGTGCCCGCCTACGCAACGAGTACGGTCGAGGCGTCTACTACACCCCCGACGCTTGCGTCGCCCACAAGGTGTTCGCCTACCGAACCGACCCGAAGTGGCTCCTGCGGCGGGCGTTCTGGCAGGGCTACTCGAAACGCGGGATGGAAGTGCTGGTGCCTGAATCGAGCGGCGAAGAATCCGACTTCCTCGGGCGATTGCTCACGGAGTTCGCGCCACGCCGAGCCAAACGGCTCCTCTTTCACCCGTCGCTGTCGGGACTGGTGCAGCTGGTGATGCTGTTCGTGTTCACCGGAGTGGTCGGACTCGGGTATGGCTACGGGATGACGAAGTGGAGATGA